A region of Acidobacteriota bacterium DNA encodes the following proteins:
- a CDS encoding tetratricopeptide repeat protein encodes MASVKFRTNLVFAAITALLLLTALTAGYRRLEERRRHPERVRSASPAPPAADASAARLAQLERLAAEDPRNPDALTRIANLHYDLGRFREAAAYYEKSLGLRPGNPNVETDLATCYHYLGEHDRALELLDTLLGRQPGFSQARFNKGIVLLNGKKDVRGAISAWEELLRTDPGYPHREELRERILQLRQSAGPQPAEGQAG; translated from the coding sequence ATGGCTTCCGTGAAGTTTCGAACCAACCTGGTCTTCGCCGCCATCACCGCCCTGCTCCTGCTGACGGCGCTCACGGCGGGATACCGGCGCCTCGAGGAGCGGAGGCGACACCCGGAAAGGGTCCGGTCCGCCTCCCCGGCTCCACCGGCGGCCGACGCCTCGGCCGCCAGGCTCGCCCAGCTCGAGCGTCTCGCCGCGGAAGACCCGCGTAATCCCGACGCCCTCACCCGGATCGCCAACCTCCATTACGATCTCGGTCGGTTTCGCGAGGCCGCGGCCTACTACGAGAAGAGCCTGGGGCTGCGCCCCGGGAACCCGAACGTCGAAACCGACCTGGCGACCTGCTATCATTACCTGGGAGAGCACGACAGGGCCCTCGAGCTCCTGGACACCCTCCTCGGGCGCCAACCCGGCTTCTCCCAGGCCAGGTTCAACAAGGGGATCGTGCTGCTCAACGGCAAAAAGGATGTCCGGGGGGCGATCTCGGCCTGGGAGGAACTCCTGCGAACCGACCCCGGATACCCGCACAGGGAGGAACTGCGCGAGCGGATTCTCCAGCTCAGGCAATCGGCCGGACCGCAACCGGCGGAAGGGCAGGCTGGCTGA
- a CDS encoding D-tyrosyl-tRNA(Tyr) deacylase: protein MRAVVQRVSRAEVIVDGGAVGRIGPGLVALVAIARDDAESDLEWMARKIVELRIFNDGEGKLNLGLGEVGGQLLVVSQFTLYGDCRKGRRPSYSEAAPPDRAEALYRRFVEIVRGCVPDVETGRFQASMRVELVNEGPITLILDSRGRDGRRD, encoded by the coding sequence ATGAGAGCGGTGGTGCAGAGGGTGAGCCGGGCGGAAGTGATCGTGGACGGCGGCGCCGTGGGCCGTATCGGCCCGGGCCTCGTGGCGCTCGTGGCGATCGCGCGCGACGACGCGGAGAGCGATCTGGAGTGGATGGCCCGGAAGATCGTGGAGCTGAGGATTTTCAACGACGGCGAGGGGAAGCTGAACCTCGGCCTCGGGGAGGTCGGCGGGCAGCTGCTCGTGGTGTCGCAGTTCACGCTCTACGGCGACTGCCGCAAGGGGCGGCGCCCCTCCTATTCCGAGGCCGCCCCCCCCGACCGGGCCGAGGCGCTCTACCGGCGCTTCGTGGAGATCGTGCGCGGGTGCGTCCCCGATGTGGAGACCGGGCGGTTCCAGGCCTCGATGCGGGTGGAGCTCGTCAACGAGGGCCCGATCACCCTGATTCTCGACAGCCGCGGCCGCGACGGCCGGCGTGATTGA